One part of the Hydrogenobacter sp. T-2 genome encodes these proteins:
- the nuoH gene encoding NADH-quinone oxidoreductase subunit NuoH: protein MESVVAWLIITLIKILVILGIVLGVGAYLTLVERKVAAHIQRRPGPMVVGWHGLLQPLADGLKLLTKEDIFPRYGNKFLYNLALVMALVPAVLVFAVVPFGPEFELFGYKIKPILTDVNIGLLLVFALGSMAVFSIALAGWASNSKYALIGSMRKAGIVVSYEVVITFAVMGPIILAGTLSTYNIVQKQIEQNLWYIWLQPVAFVVYMFAMLAETGRVPFDIQEAEAELVTGFTVEYGGMKFGLFPLVEWYVEVLSLSAIAVVLFLGGWSPINIPFLGFVDPLFFLGPLSPFVWFILKVSLLFLFVLWLHWTLPRYRIDQITATAWKVMLPLTFVNLVLTAVIAPLIWR, encoded by the coding sequence ATGGAAAGCGTGGTCGCTTGGCTCATAATAACTCTTATAAAGATACTGGTCATATTGGGTATAGTCCTTGGTGTGGGTGCGTATCTGACCTTGGTGGAGAGAAAGGTAGCAGCGCACATACAAAGAAGACCAGGTCCCATGGTGGTGGGTTGGCACGGACTTTTGCAACCCCTTGCGGACGGTCTTAAGCTCCTCACAAAGGAAGACATCTTTCCAAGATATGGAAACAAGTTTCTGTATAACCTTGCCCTTGTGATGGCTCTTGTGCCTGCGGTTTTGGTCTTTGCGGTAGTTCCCTTTGGTCCCGAGTTTGAGCTTTTTGGATACAAGATAAAGCCCATTCTTACCGATGTAAACATTGGTCTACTGCTTGTCTTTGCCCTTGGTTCTATGGCGGTCTTTTCCATAGCCTTGGCAGGATGGGCTTCCAATTCCAAGTATGCCCTTATAGGCTCTATGAGAAAGGCAGGCATAGTGGTCTCCTACGAGGTGGTTATAACCTTTGCGGTCATGGGTCCCATAATACTGGCAGGAACTCTCTCCACCTACAACATAGTCCAAAAACAAATAGAGCAAAACCTTTGGTATATATGGCTACAACCTGTGGCTTTCGTGGTCTACATGTTTGCCATGCTTGCGGAAACTGGAAGAGTGCCCTTTGACATACAAGAGGCAGAGGCGGAGCTGGTCACAGGCTTTACTGTGGAATACGGTGGCATGAAGTTTGGTCTTTTCCCACTTGTAGAGTGGTATGTGGAAGTGCTATCTTTGTCTGCCATTGCGGTGGTTCTCTTCTTGGGTGGTTGGTCTCCCATAAACATACCCTTCCTTGGCTTTGTGGACCCCCTCTTTTTCCTTGGACCCTTATCTCCCTTTGTCTGGTTTATCCTCAAGGTAAGCCTTCTATTCCTTTTTGTGCTATGGCTTCATTGGACACTGCCAAGATATAGGATTGACCAGATAACCGCCACTGCCTGGAAGGTGATGCTACCCCTTACCTTTGTAAACTTGGTGCTTACTGCGGTTATAGCACCCCTCATATGGAGATGA
- a CDS encoding Uma2 family endonuclease, with the protein MKLRHVPHYTYEDYVRWQGDWELIEGIPYAMASPKFPHQRLMFVLARLLEDMLEECNCFVVGELDWVISEDTVVRPDLVVLCEEPQDYIRKRPEVVFEIVSENSREMDEFVKFKLYEQEAVPYYVLLYPESKSWKAYRWTSEGFVPMERLSFSVKDCPFEIDAERLWR; encoded by the coding sequence ATGAAACTAAGGCATGTGCCACATTACACCTATGAGGACTATGTAAGGTGGCAAGGAGACTGGGAGCTTATAGAAGGCATTCCCTATGCTATGGCTTCGCCCAAATTCCCCCATCAGCGTCTTATGTTTGTGTTGGCAAGGCTTTTGGAAGACATGCTTGAAGAATGCAACTGTTTTGTGGTAGGAGAGCTTGACTGGGTCATATCGGAGGATACGGTTGTGAGACCAGACCTTGTAGTTTTGTGTGAGGAACCTCAGGACTACATAAGAAAAAGACCGGAGGTGGTTTTTGAGATAGTTTCAGAGAACTCAAGGGAGATGGATGAGTTTGTAAAGTTTAAGCTCTACGAGCAGGAGGCAGTGCCCTACTATGTGCTACTGTATCCAGAAAGCAAAAGCTGGAAAGCCTACAGATGGACTTCAGAGGGTTTTGTGCCTATGGAAAGGCTCTCCTTTAGTGTAAAAGACTGCCCTTTTGAAATAGACGCAGAAAGGCTTTGGAGGTAA
- a CDS encoding Uma2 family endonuclease encodes MKLRHVPHYTYEDYAKWQGDWELIEGIPYAMASPRFKHQLLASTLIWLIRSLFEKQECNCFVVGELDWVISEDTVVRPDLVVLCEEPQDYIRKRPEVVFEIVSENSREMDEFVKFKLYEQEAVPYYVLLHPESKSWKAYRWTSEGFVPMERLSFSVKDCPFEIDAERLWR; translated from the coding sequence ATGAAACTAAGGCATGTGCCCCATTACACCTATGAGGACTACGCAAAGTGGCAAGGAGACTGGGAGCTTATAGAAGGCATTCCCTATGCTATGGCTTCGCCAAGGTTCAAACATCAGCTCTTAGCCTCAACTCTTATATGGTTAATAAGAAGTCTTTTTGAAAAGCAAGAGTGCAACTGTTTTGTGGTAGGAGAGCTTGACTGGGTCATATCGGAGGATACGGTTGTGAGACCAGACCTTGTAGTTTTGTGTGAAGAACCTCAGGACTACATAAGAAAAAGACCGGAGGTAGTCTTTGAGATAGTTTCGGAGAACTCAAGGGAGATGGATGAGTTTGTAAAGTTTAAGCTCTACGAGCAGGAGGCAGTGCCCTACTATGTGCTACTGCATCCAGAAAGCAAAAGCTGGAAAGCCTACAGATGGACTTCAGAGGGTTTTGTGCCTATGGAAAGGCTCTCCTTTAGCGTAAAAGACTGCCCTTTTGAAATAGACGCAGAAAGGCTTTGGAGGTAA
- a CDS encoding NADH-quinone oxidoreductase subunit D, giving the protein MPWAKGQDFIDLRSRFEGLEIEEKPTITSLHIQKERLIDLLKVLKEERGYKLFIDHSVVDFPDKKPRFQAFYILYNVDEKKRVVVKTWTDGELPSIEKLWFAGKWAERECYDMFGIRYEGHENLVRAFMWETYQHYPLRKDFPLEGYATEYLPSLNEVLWGENLNGLMNYDKMHTPVPTLEDLEITEKRRLKKKAQIVLNWGPLHPGTHGTMWFLFDLEGERVYQCDVILGQLHRGVEKLAENEMYNQFLVYTDRMDYLSALCSNQAWVVAVERLLGIEDLVPEKAKYIRTMMSELQRINSHLLWLGTYALDLGALTIFLYAFKEREKLMDIIEGITGARLTISYTRVGGVRMDLPEGALEVIKAFIKRFPKELKEWETILSRNRIWLRRNVGVGVISKEDVYFYGLTGPVARGSGVPYDIRKFEPYDAYPWVEFDIPVGENGDVYDRYLVRLEEIRQSLRIIEQCVAVLEKLKNAPFFAESPDPKKLKLPLDGIGLKAPEGEIYSSGENPRGELGFYIYSTGGTKPYRVKIRPGSMYNLCVYPKLMKDRVIADAVTILASIDPVVGEIDR; this is encoded by the coding sequence ATGCCTTGGGCAAAGGGACAGGACTTTATTGACCTAAGGAGCAGGTTTGAGGGGCTTGAAATTGAAGAAAAGCCTACCATTACCTCTCTTCATATCCAAAAGGAAAGGCTCATTGACCTTCTTAAGGTCTTAAAGGAAGAAAGGGGTTATAAGCTCTTTATTGACCACTCAGTGGTGGACTTTCCTGACAAAAAGCCTCGCTTTCAAGCCTTCTATATCCTCTACAACGTGGATGAAAAAAAGAGGGTAGTGGTAAAAACGTGGACGGATGGAGAGCTTCCTTCTATAGAAAAGCTCTGGTTTGCGGGCAAATGGGCAGAAAGAGAATGCTACGATATGTTTGGCATAAGGTATGAGGGGCACGAAAACTTAGTGCGTGCCTTTATGTGGGAAACCTACCAGCACTATCCTCTTAGAAAGGACTTTCCTCTTGAGGGCTACGCCACAGAATACTTACCTTCCTTGAACGAGGTCCTATGGGGTGAAAACCTCAACGGTCTTATGAACTACGATAAGATGCACACACCTGTGCCAACTCTGGAAGACCTTGAGATAACCGAAAAGAGAAGGCTTAAGAAGAAGGCTCAGATAGTGCTAAACTGGGGACCACTACATCCGGGAACGCACGGGACTATGTGGTTTCTCTTTGACCTTGAGGGGGAAAGGGTCTATCAGTGCGATGTGATACTGGGTCAGCTCCATAGGGGTGTGGAAAAGTTAGCAGAAAACGAGATGTATAACCAGTTTCTGGTCTACACAGACCGTATGGACTACCTTTCCGCCCTATGCTCCAATCAGGCTTGGGTTGTGGCAGTGGAAAGACTTCTTGGCATAGAAGACCTTGTTCCAGAAAAGGCAAAGTATATCCGCACTATGATGTCAGAACTTCAGAGGATAAACTCTCACCTTTTGTGGCTTGGCACATACGCCCTTGACCTTGGGGCTTTGACCATATTCCTGTATGCCTTTAAGGAGAGAGAAAAACTTATGGACATTATAGAGGGTATAACTGGTGCAAGGCTCACCATCTCCTACACGAGGGTCGGTGGTGTGCGTATGGACTTACCAGAAGGTGCTCTGGAGGTAATAAAAGCATTTATAAAGAGATTTCCAAAGGAGCTAAAGGAGTGGGAGACCATACTCAGTAGGAACAGGATATGGCTAAGAAGAAACGTGGGAGTGGGAGTTATAAGCAAGGAGGATGTTTACTTCTATGGGCTAACAGGTCCAGTAGCCAGAGGCTCTGGCGTGCCTTACGATATAAGAAAGTTTGAACCCTACGATGCCTATCCATGGGTGGAGTTTGACATTCCCGTGGGAGAAAATGGCGATGTATATGACCGCTATTTGGTAAGGCTTGAGGAGATAAGGCAGAGCCTGAGGATAATAGAACAGTGTGTGGCGGTGCTTGAAAAACTCAAAAATGCACCCTTCTTTGCGGAATCTCCAGACCCCAAAAAGCTCAAGCTACCCCTTGACGGCATAGGTCTAAAAGCACCAGAGGGAGAGATATACTCCTCTGGAGAAAACCCAAGAGGAGAGCTGGGTTTTTACATATACTCCACTGGTGGCACAAAGCCCTACAGGGTAAAGATAAGACCAGGCTCTATGTATAACCTTTGCGTGTATCCCAAGCTCATGAAAGACCGTGTAATAGCGGATGCGGTTACCATCTTGGCAAGCATAGACCCAGTGGTAGGAGAGATAGACCGATGA
- a CDS encoding NADH-quinone oxidoreductase subunit A, with protein sequence MEYIALLIFLGIMLGLALVFVFVNKLLGPKSSDAMQDYPYECGVPLYDKSAQSTFHQGYYLLGLLLLLFDIEAAFLFPWTVVYRYLGVFGFVEMFLFILILTYGLLYAWRKGALDWQFEEESL encoded by the coding sequence ATGGAGTATATAGCACTGCTCATATTCTTAGGCATTATGTTAGGCTTAGCCTTGGTCTTTGTCTTTGTAAACAAGCTACTGGGTCCAAAAAGCTCAGATGCTATGCAAGACTATCCTTATGAGTGTGGAGTGCCTCTTTACGATAAATCCGCTCAGTCTACCTTCCATCAAGGTTATTACCTGCTTGGTCTACTGCTTTTGCTCTTTGACATAGAGGCTGCCTTTCTTTTTCCTTGGACGGTAGTTTACAGGTATCTGGGGGTTTTTGGCTTTGTGGAGATGTTCCTCTTTATACTTATATTAACTTATGGGCTTCTTTATGCTTGGAGAAAGGGAGCCCTTGATTGGCAGTTTGAAGAAGAAAGCCTCTAA
- a CDS encoding NADH-quinone oxidoreductase subunit N, giving the protein MEQLISIELPRLSLVLPELVVLLTGFVLFSLDLIYKRINHALAISVSLVGYLLALLLLVFNWGMEGETFYGLYKRDSFSSLMQAFMLLLTMSLLGFNYLYYKSKKSLYGEFYYILSFALIGGMFLVSSYNLIVLYVALEAVSIAFYILTALLRSDFNSKEGAFKYLILGGLSIALASYGAGFMYLYSGSLDLRYILTHVGENQYFLVLGLVLFLIGFAIKIGAVPFHFWLPDAYQGAPTPITAYMASFGKLAFFAPVVRLMPLVQEHFAYAWITTVAIISALTMLYGNLTALVQKDVKRLLAYSSIAHSGYILAGISVAEVIGLKAVIYFLLAYSLMGFGSFMVLALLERVPGWENKLEQFSGMRFSAPWLAFSFMVMLLALLGIPPTVGFVGKALVFMSLSFERLWWLALVMIIATGISTGYYLRITVLMFMKEQTNSLNLSVSQVEKFLILLFSLALVLLGAVPIILWSFVSPSAENLFMR; this is encoded by the coding sequence ATGGAACAGCTAATAAGCATAGAATTGCCTCGTCTGTCCCTTGTCCTTCCAGAGCTTGTGGTCTTGCTTACTGGCTTTGTCCTCTTTAGCCTTGACCTTATATACAAAAGGATAAACCATGCCCTTGCCATAAGCGTAAGCCTTGTGGGTTATCTTTTGGCTTTGCTTCTTTTAGTTTTTAACTGGGGTATGGAGGGAGAGACCTTTTATGGGCTTTACAAGAGAGACAGCTTTTCAAGCCTTATGCAAGCCTTTATGCTTTTGCTTACCATGTCTCTTTTAGGCTTTAATTACCTCTATTACAAAAGCAAAAAGTCTCTTTACGGAGAGTTCTACTACATTCTTAGCTTTGCCCTAATAGGTGGGATGTTTTTAGTCTCCTCCTACAACCTTATAGTTCTGTATGTTGCCCTTGAGGCGGTCTCCATAGCCTTCTACATACTTACCGCTCTTCTCAGGTCGGACTTTAATTCAAAAGAGGGTGCCTTTAAGTATCTAATCCTTGGAGGTCTTTCTATAGCCTTGGCTTCCTACGGTGCAGGCTTTATGTATCTGTATTCAGGCTCTCTTGACCTTAGATATATCCTTACACATGTGGGTGAAAACCAATACTTTTTGGTGCTTGGTCTCGTGCTATTTTTGATAGGTTTTGCCATAAAGATAGGTGCGGTGCCCTTTCATTTTTGGCTTCCAGATGCCTATCAGGGTGCTCCCACGCCCATAACCGCCTATATGGCATCCTTTGGAAAGCTCGCCTTTTTTGCTCCAGTGGTTAGGCTCATGCCCTTGGTTCAGGAGCATTTTGCCTATGCATGGATAACCACAGTGGCTATCATCTCTGCCTTGACTATGCTGTATGGAAACCTCACCGCCTTGGTGCAAAAGGACGTAAAAAGGCTTTTGGCTTACTCCTCTATAGCACACTCTGGCTACATATTGGCAGGTATCTCCGTGGCAGAGGTTATAGGTCTAAAGGCGGTCATATACTTTCTTCTTGCCTACTCCCTTATGGGTTTTGGTAGCTTCATGGTGCTTGCCCTTTTAGAGAGAGTGCCAGGATGGGAAAACAAATTAGAGCAGTTTTCAGGTATGAGGTTCTCCGCACCTTGGCTTGCCTTCTCCTTTATGGTAATGCTCCTTGCCCTCTTGGGTATCCCTCCCACTGTAGGTTTTGTGGGAAAGGCTCTGGTCTTTATGTCCCTTTCCTTTGAGAGGCTCTGGTGGCTTGCTCTGGTGATGATAATCGCAACGGGTATATCCACAGGCTATTACCTAAGAATAACGGTGCTTATGTTTATGAAAGAGCAGACCAACAGCCTAAACCTTTCTGTGTCTCAGGTGGAGAAGTTTCTTATATTGCTTTTTAGTCTTGCCCTTGTCCTTCTTGGTGCAGTGCCTATAATATTATGGAGCTTTGTAAGTCCTTCTGCGGAAAACCTATTTATGAGGTGA
- a CDS encoding complex I subunit 4 family protein: MEGFPLISVSMILPLLGVFVILLAKEELSKWIAVFFSGLVFGISLVSLFSFDFSRADRVQFEEKYALIPELNLSLHLGFDGLSYLMYILTTLVSLVAILWSTRDHQISHRLKEYYAWFLLTETFLVGVFASLDLMVFYVFYELTLVPMFFVIGIWGYKLRLYSAYKFFIYIFVSSLFLLLGIVSLAVQHYRQFGKFSFNYFDLINNQYDFTFELFMFLLFLIAFAVKTPIVPFHTWLPDAHGEAPTAGSVVLAAVLLKMGTYALLRFNIGLFPIASVYLMPIMVLWGILTIVFASWFTISQSNVKRFVAYSSVSHMGFVVGGMFLLNAEGLRASITEMFAHGLTSSALFMMAGFIYNRLHSFNMQALRGSIKFMPLFAVLVAITGFSSMGLPGGSSFWGKFLTIVGAREYTLLLAFLVVVGAFFSAVYVLYLLKTLYLDTKEESRLVHFTDLRGFKLSAFLLVVIPMLMVGFLPFLFFAFYDPYIDSLLEYLVLRVMGG; this comes from the coding sequence ATGGAAGGGTTTCCACTAATATCGGTGAGCATGATATTGCCTCTGTTGGGAGTTTTTGTGATACTCCTGGCAAAAGAGGAGCTTTCTAAGTGGATAGCGGTCTTCTTCAGCGGGCTTGTGTTTGGCATATCTTTGGTATCTCTCTTCTCCTTTGACTTTTCAAGGGCGGACAGGGTGCAGTTTGAGGAAAAGTATGCCCTCATACCTGAGCTAAACCTTAGCCTGCACTTAGGCTTTGATGGGCTTTCTTACCTTATGTATATACTCACCACCTTGGTCTCTTTGGTTGCCATCCTTTGGTCTACAAGAGACCATCAAATAAGCCACCGTCTTAAGGAATATTACGCATGGTTTTTGCTCACAGAGACTTTTCTTGTAGGTGTTTTTGCCAGCCTTGACCTTATGGTCTTTTATGTCTTTTATGAGCTTACCCTTGTTCCCATGTTCTTTGTCATAGGCATATGGGGCTACAAGCTAAGGCTATATTCCGCCTATAAGTTTTTCATATACATCTTTGTTTCCTCTTTGTTCCTTCTGCTTGGTATTGTGAGCCTTGCGGTCCAGCACTATAGACAGTTTGGCAAGTTTTCCTTTAACTACTTTGACCTTATAAACAATCAGTATGACTTTACCTTTGAGCTTTTTATGTTCCTTCTCTTTCTAATAGCCTTTGCGGTAAAAACGCCTATAGTGCCCTTCCATACATGGCTTCCAGACGCTCACGGAGAGGCACCAACTGCAGGTTCTGTGGTGCTTGCTGCGGTGCTTCTTAAAATGGGGACTTATGCCCTGCTTAGGTTCAACATAGGTCTCTTTCCAATAGCTTCTGTATACCTTATGCCCATAATGGTGCTTTGGGGCATACTTACCATAGTTTTTGCCTCTTGGTTTACCATAAGCCAGAGCAATGTAAAGAGGTTTGTAGCCTACTCTTCTGTGAGCCATATGGGTTTTGTGGTAGGGGGTATGTTTCTCCTTAACGCAGAGGGTCTAAGAGCCAGCATTACAGAGATGTTTGCCCACGGTCTTACCTCCTCCGCCTTGTTTATGATGGCGGGTTTTATCTACAACAGGCTACACAGCTTTAATATGCAAGCACTTAGGGGAAGTATAAAGTTTATGCCCCTTTTTGCGGTTCTTGTTGCCATAACCGGTTTTTCCTCTATGGGGCTTCCCGGTGGTTCTTCCTTCTGGGGTAAGTTTCTCACTATCGTGGGAGCAAGGGAATACACACTACTTCTTGCCTTCTTAGTGGTTGTGGGTGCCTTCTTTAGTGCGGTCTATGTGCTATACCTCCTAAAGACTCTATACCTTGACACAAAGGAGGAAAGCAGGCTCGTTCACTTTACAGACCTAAGAGGCTTTAAGCTAAGTGCCTTCTTGCTTGTGGTTATTCCCATGCTTATGGTAGGCTTTCTACCCTTCCTATTCTTCGCTTTCTATGACCCTTACATAGACAGCCTTTTGGAATACTTAGTCTTAAGGGTAATGGGAGGTTAA
- the nuoL gene encoding NADH-quinone oxidoreductase subunit L, with amino-acid sequence MEGLVVLLSPLIAFLIIGLFGSRIGDMASAIIAILGSLFSFIFSLWTTSKALSQPFSIKLYEFLPLGDYTLSLGLYFDALSSITASVVTFVATLIFIYSVGYMHNLFGQWTFKFYAYLSLFLFAMLLIVLSDNLLGIFFGWEGVGLASYLLIGYFHTQKKASNASFEAFTLNRIGDWFFLFGIIATFYLFGSLSLLDIFGRVSEVDKALLGLACLLLFGGAVGKSGQLPLHTWLPNAMAGPTPVSALLHAATMVAAGVYMVARLYPMFENAPQSLKVVALVGGITALFAALAATSNTDIKKIIAFSTMSQLGLMFLALGLGDKMSAMFHLTTHAFFKALLFLSAGSIIHAFHHHVHDIYETGNLKRYMPITYGSFLVGALALAGIFPLSGFWSKDLIVATAYEVSFFWGVLVSVVSFLTAYYIFREGFVMFHGKEHFRHEHKEEPHESPGVMTIPMVVLGVMAVVAGFFEGWYGSVLGVKKELHIEIAILSVFVGLAGIGVAYLVYVKGLIDPQKAYEALKPLHTTFKEQFFTERLYHRGIARGYMGLSKGLFLVGDRVLIDGFINLLNFLYFKVVKFLWMKLDIMLVDLFVNGVAKLSYWMGKKVRNIQTGLLNNYVSFLLLGVVFILGVILYSMR; translated from the coding sequence ATGGAAGGCTTGGTGGTTCTTCTTTCACCTCTTATAGCCTTTTTGATAATAGGTCTCTTTGGCTCAAGAATAGGAGACATGGCTTCCGCAATTATAGCCATACTTGGCTCCCTCTTCTCCTTTATCTTCTCCCTATGGACTACCTCAAAGGCTCTCTCTCAACCCTTTAGCATAAAACTCTACGAATTCCTGCCTCTGGGAGACTACACACTATCGCTTGGTCTTTACTTTGACGCACTCTCTTCTATCACTGCCTCTGTGGTTACCTTCGTGGCTACTCTTATCTTCATATACTCTGTAGGCTATATGCATAACCTCTTCGGTCAGTGGACTTTTAAGTTCTATGCCTATCTTTCTCTTTTCCTCTTTGCCATGCTCCTTATTGTGCTTTCTGATAACCTTCTTGGTATCTTCTTTGGCTGGGAAGGTGTGGGTCTTGCCTCTTATCTGCTTATTGGATACTTCCACACTCAGAAAAAGGCTTCTAATGCCTCCTTTGAGGCTTTTACCCTAAACCGTATCGGAGACTGGTTTTTCCTCTTTGGCATTATCGCCACCTTTTACCTTTTTGGTTCTTTGTCTCTTCTTGACATTTTTGGCAGGGTCTCTGAGGTGGACAAGGCACTTCTTGGTCTTGCGTGTTTGTTGCTATTTGGTGGTGCGGTAGGAAAGTCTGGTCAACTTCCTCTTCACACATGGCTTCCTAATGCTATGGCTGGTCCTACTCCTGTTTCTGCCCTTTTGCACGCTGCTACCATGGTGGCAGCAGGTGTTTATATGGTTGCAAGGCTCTATCCCATGTTTGAAAACGCACCACAGAGTTTAAAGGTTGTTGCCCTTGTGGGAGGTATAACTGCCCTCTTTGCAGCCCTCGCTGCAACCTCTAACACAGACATCAAAAAGATAATCGCCTTTTCCACCATGAGCCAGCTTGGACTTATGTTTTTGGCTTTGGGTCTTGGAGACAAGATGTCCGCCATGTTTCACCTTACCACTCATGCCTTTTTCAAAGCCCTACTTTTCCTCTCTGCAGGTTCAATAATCCATGCCTTTCACCACCATGTGCATGACATATACGAGACAGGAAACTTGAAAAGATACATGCCCATAACCTATGGCAGTTTTCTTGTGGGAGCATTGGCATTGGCGGGAATATTTCCACTATCAGGTTTTTGGAGCAAGGACCTCATAGTGGCAACTGCCTATGAGGTGAGCTTTTTCTGGGGAGTGCTTGTGTCTGTAGTGAGCTTTTTGACAGCCTATTACATATTCAGGGAAGGCTTTGTCATGTTTCATGGCAAGGAGCATTTCAGGCACGAGCATAAAGAGGAACCACATGAAAGCCCGGGAGTGATGACGATACCGATGGTAGTGTTAGGAGTAATGGCGGTAGTGGCAGGATTTTTTGAGGGGTGGTATGGCAGTGTATTGGGAGTAAAGAAGGAGCTACATATAGAAATAGCCATACTGTCTGTGTTTGTGGGTTTAGCGGGTATAGGTGTAGCCTATCTTGTGTATGTGAAGGGTTTGATAGACCCACAGAAGGCATATGAGGCTCTCAAGCCTTTGCATACTACCTTCAAGGAGCAGTTCTTTACTGAAAGGCTTTACCATAGGGGCATAGCAAGGGGTTATATGGGTCTTTCTAAGGGCCTTTTCCTTGTTGGTGATAGGGTTTTGATAGATGGCTTTATAAACCTCCTTAACTTCCTCTACTTTAAGGTGGTGAAGTTCCTCTGGATGAAGTTGGATATAATGCTTGTGGACCTTTTTGTCAACGGCGTGGCAAAGCTGTCCTACTGGATGGGTAAAAAGGTAAGGAACATACAGACAGGTCTTCTTAACAACTATGTGAGCTTTCTACTACTTGGTGTGGTCTTTATACTGGGTGTCATACTATACAGCATGAGGTGA
- the nuoK gene encoding NADH-quinone oxidoreductase subunit NuoK: MTIEKAYLLISIFLFLSGLLGVIIRKNLITLLISTELMLNGVNLALVSVDRLVGGIEGQVFALFILAVAASEVAVGLGLIVALFRLKGYEGSSEITHLRE, from the coding sequence GTGACTATAGAGAAGGCTTATCTTCTTATAAGCATCTTTTTGTTCCTTTCTGGTCTGCTTGGTGTTATCATAAGAAAAAACCTTATAACATTGCTTATAAGCACGGAGCTCATGCTGAACGGAGTGAACCTTGCCTTAGTTAGTGTGGACAGGCTCGTAGGTGGTATAGAAGGGCAGGTTTTTGCACTCTTCATACTTGCGGTTGCCGCCTCGGAGGTTGCGGTAGGTCTTGGTCTTATAGTTGCTCTATTTAGGCTGAAGGGCTACGAAGGCTCTTCTGAGATAACGCATTTGAGGGAATAA
- a CDS encoding NADH-quinone oxidoreductase subunit J family protein: protein MEWLIFALLSTWAVISTLGVLFLKNPVHAILSFISLILAMAGMFLHLRAELLAGLQLIIYAVAIVVFYVLVITTIPWEKVKKFEGFYKREFFFGFPLLLGSFALFAYAILNGNFASTGLAVKDNVKEVGKSLFTTYLFPLEVASVILLTAMIGAILLGRKEE from the coding sequence ATGGAATGGCTAATTTTTGCTCTTTTGTCCACTTGGGCTGTAATTTCCACCCTGGGCGTGCTCTTTCTCAAAAACCCAGTCCACGCCATACTCTCCTTTATAAGCCTAATCCTTGCCATGGCTGGCATGTTCCTTCACCTTAGGGCGGAGCTTCTTGCAGGTTTGCAGTTGATAATATACGCAGTTGCCATAGTGGTCTTTTACGTGCTTGTTATTACCACCATACCTTGGGAGAAGGTAAAGAAGTTTGAAGGCTTCTACAAAAGGGAGTTTTTCTTTGGCTTTCCTCTTTTGCTGGGAAGTTTTGCACTCTTTGCCTACGCCATACTCAATGGAAACTTTGCCAGCACAGGTCTTGCGGTCAAGGACAATGTAAAGGAGGTAGGTAAAAGTCTTTTCACCACTTACCTCTTTCCTCTTGAAGTGGCTTCTGTTATACTATTGACCGCCATGATAGGAGCCATTCTTCTTGGGAGGAAAGAGGAGTGA
- a CDS encoding NuoI/complex I 23 kDa subunit family protein — protein sequence MGIKKVNRKAFLNLLETVFFVDFIKGLSVTLINLFRRPITTNYPIEKLTPPKRYRGAHGHFVWDGTEPDSLKAIEKFMSYEKGKSRCVACYMCQTACPMPTLFRIEAVQMPDGSKKVVRFDMNLLNCLFCGLCVDACPVGCLTMTDLYELAGYTRRSAVLRMDRLEENAIDWKKRRGSEPDRIWIDDQQREKLWGKIEWNG from the coding sequence ATGGGTATAAAGAAGGTAAACAGAAAAGCTTTTCTCAACCTGTTGGAGACGGTGTTTTTTGTAGATTTCATAAAGGGTCTTTCTGTGACCCTCATAAACCTTTTCAGAAGACCTATAACCACCAACTACCCTATAGAAAAACTTACTCCACCTAAGCGATACAGAGGAGCTCACGGACACTTTGTGTGGGATGGCACAGAGCCAGATTCTCTAAAGGCTATAGAGAAGTTCATGAGCTACGAAAAGGGTAAAAGCAGATGCGTTGCCTGTTATATGTGCCAGACCGCCTGTCCTATGCCTACCCTTTTTAGAATCGAGGCGGTGCAGATGCCTGACGGCTCAAAAAAGGTGGTGCGTTTTGATATGAACCTGCTTAACTGTCTCTTTTGTGGTCTTTGTGTGGATGCCTGTCCTGTAGGCTGTCTTACCATGACAGACCTTTATGAACTGGCGGGATACACAAGGAGGTCTGCGGTCCTTAGGATGGATAGACTTGAGGAAAACGCCATAGATTGGAAAAAGAGAAGAGGCTCTGAGCCAGACCGTATTTGGATAGATGACCAGCAAAGAGAAAAGCTCTGGGGGAAGATAGAATGGAATGGCTAA